The following proteins are encoded in a genomic region of Phaeodactylum tricornutum CCAP 1055/1 chromosome 1, whole genome shotgun sequence:
- a CDS encoding predicted protein, whose amino-acid sequence MFKKKQPVIAEPDTMNGDIFLSIAVAFLAIIAVNVVIKLVQYLKRTFASKPTTAKIRQVFPGAQTNDQLVETIRSSLEKFGFGENSLIATSLCCDEVNRPLDKALSETYGSYFSMGGLAGFPFGGLTSFGAMAAHIPDGGSCVVVYGPHVGVDSKGNVGTVERRGRQKGGSCCGSGVAAAGFVKSCLAGDAKPPGAPSDPLDAQQTFVNSMLLPHGARLNSAEEPMVELPYALFDAQDEFMRKIIEKGSGNVAGNGRIALLGGIQINTPADQPDYFLPLRFDVLSNKGETIEKIIDAPSRVTATKISSVFPNAVPNEKLLAKINSTLGCYGYGKNSLVATSLCCDEVNRPLEDDLKAAFGENFNMGGLAGFAFGGVTSFGAMAAHIPDSGSCLVVYGPHVGVDSNGKVGTVERRGRAKGGSCCGSGVAASMYVNAVRNGGEEAAPPTDPLDAQQSYVGNMLLPYGERLENAEDPMVELPYALFDAQDELMQKIVAKGCSNVAGNGKIALLGGIQINTPEGMADYFLPLRFDIRDNRGVVFDDFMA is encoded by the exons ATgttcaagaaaaagcaaccCGTTATCGCTGAGCCCGACACGATGAATGGCGACATCTTTCTGAGCATTGCTGTTGCCTTCCTCGCTATCATCGCCGTTAACGTCGTGATCAAGCTTGTCCAGTATCTGAAGCGAACTTTTGCCAGCAAG CCTACAACGGCCAAGATCCGTCAGGTCTTCCCGGGTGCCCAGACGAACGATCAGCTCGTCGAAACGATCAGATCCAGTCTCGAAAAGTTCGGATTCGGAGAAAACTCCCTCATTGCTACCTCCTTGTGTTGCGACGAAGTCAACCGTCCCCTCGATAAGGCTCTGTCGGAGACCTACGGTAGCTACTTCTCCATGGGAGGTCTCGCTGGCTTCCCCTTTGGAGGTCTGACCTCCTTCGGAGCCATGGCTGCGCACATCCCCGACGGGGGCTCTTGCGTTGTGGTGTACGGGCCTCACGTTGGTGTGGACTCCAAGGGTAACGTGGGTACCGTTGAGCGCCGCGGACGTCAGAAGGGCGGATCTTGCTGTGGATCCGGTGTTGCCGCGGCTGGCTTTGTGAAGTCTTGCCTTGCGGGTGACGCCAAGCCCCCCGGCGCCCCCTCGGACCCCCTGGACGCGCAGCAGACGTTCGTGAACTCTATGCTCCTTCCCCATGGAGCCCGTCTGAACTCCGCAGAAGAGCCCATGGTCGAGCTTCCGTACGCTTTGTTTGACGCCCAGGACGAGTTCATGCGCAAGATCATCGAGAAAGGATCCGGTAACGTGGCAGGAAACGGTCGCATTGCTCTGTTGGGAGGAATCCAGATCAACACCCCCGCCGACCAGCCCGACTACTTTTTACCACTGCGCTTTGACGTCCTGTCGAACAAGGGCGAGACTATTGAGAAGATTATTGATGCTCCCTCGCGCGTTACCGCTACAAAGATCTCCAGTGTGTTCCCCAACGCGgtaccgaacgaaaagctcCTCGCCAAGATCAACAGCACACTGGGCTGCTATGGGTACGGCAAGAACTCTCTTGTTGCTACCTCGCTGTGCTGTGACGAAGTCAACCGTCCTTTGGAAGATGACCTCAAGGCCGCATTCGGCGAAAACTTCAACATGGGCGGACTCGCCGGCTTTGCGTTTGGAGGTGTCACCAGTTTCGGTGCCATGGCAGCGCATATTCCGGACAGTGGCTCGTGTTTGGTGGTGTACGGGCCGCACGTAGGTGTCGACTCGAACGGCAAGGTTGGAACGGTCGAACGACGTGGACGGGCCAAGGGCGGGTCTTGCTGTGGATCTGGTGTCGCCGCATCGATGTATGTTAACGCTGTACGAAATGGCGGTGAAGAAGCTGCTCCGCCTACGGATCCGCTCGACGCGCAACAAAGCTATGTTGGCAATATGCTGCTCCCGTACGGTGAACGCTTGGAAAATGCTGAAGACCCGATGGTGGAACTTCCGTACGCTCTTTTTGACGCACAGGACGAGCTAATGCAGAAGATTGTTGCCAAAGGCTGCTCGAACGTTGCGGGCAACGGCAAGATTGCTCTCTTGGGAGGAATTCAAATCAACACCCCCGAAGGTATGGCAGATTACTTTTTGCCCCTTCGTTTCGATATCCGCGACAACCGCGGAGTTGTTTTTGATGATTTCATGGCCTAA
- a CDS encoding predicted protein: FLTAGEMKLPSIFFFFAISYAVCLVTWITNILAIRQGNAGHFGRNGQGANVYAIHYLMAVLLLFKTLAVLCESLRYHKIRRTGHAEVWSVFYSIFGFIKGVFLFTVILLIGSGWSFVKPCLTNKEKKLVAFLLTLQVVNQIALIVLSQRTEGENAFEKWTAVLHLVDILCCCAVLVPIVWQVNALEKSVTEDGENDSAILAKLKLFRAFYLLVVAYIYATRILVYLFATILDYHHLWVRYFVVELVTLVFYVVVGFIFRP, translated from the exons TTTCTGACCGCAGGCGAAATGAAACTACCGtccattttctttttcttcgccaTTAGTTACGCCGTTTGTCTCGTCACGTGGATCACCAACATTCTTGCAATTCGCCAAGGCAACGCCGGTCACTTTGGTCGCAACGGCCAAGGTGCTAACGTTTACGCAATACACTACCTGATGGCTGTCTTGCTCCTCTTTAAAACGTTAGCTGTCCTGTGCGAATCGCTGCGTTACCATAAAATCCGGAGAACAGGCCACGCCGAAGTTTGGTCCGTCTTTTACAGCATCTTTGGATTTATCAAGGGCGTCTTCCTCTTTACCGTCATTCTGTTGATTGGGTCAGGATGGTCGTTTGTAAAACCATGCTTAACgaacaaagaaaagaagTTGGTTGCATTTCTACTTACCTTACAGGTAGTCAACCAAATCGCTTTGATTGTCTTGTCTCAGAGAACCGAGGGAGAAAATGCGTTTGAGAAATGGACAGCCGTGTTACACTTGGTAGATATCCTTTGCTGTTGTGCGGTATTAGTACCGATTGTATGGCAAGTCAACGCGCTGGAAAAGAGCGTCACGGAAGACGGCGAAAACGATA GTGCTATTTTGGCCAAACTCAAACTATTTCGGGCTTTCTACCTTTTGGTTGTCGCATATATATACGCTACGCGGATCCTGGTATATCTTTTTGCGACCATCTTAGACTATCATCATCTCTGGGTCCGATATTTTGTAGTCGAACTGGTAACGCTCGTTTTTTACGTCGTCGTTGGGTTCATTTTCCGGCCT
- a CDS encoding predicted protein produces MQQRLQAVLFFWASKRDSLNLSKDLGADMEEAMETGDIFLGTVVAVLTIVGISVTINLLKFLWRSFAAQPTTAKIRQVFPGAQTNDQLVETIRSSLEKFGFGENSLIATSLCCDEVNRPLDKALSETYGSYFSMGGLAGFPFGGLTSFGAMAAHIPDGGSCVVVYGPHVGVDSKGNVGTVERRGRQKGGSCCGSGVAAAGFVKSCLAGDAKPPGAPSDPLDAQQTFVNSMLLPHGARLNSAEEPMVELPYALFDAQDEFMRKIIEKGSGNVAGNGRIALLGGIQINTPADQPDYFLPLRFDVLSNKGETIEKIIDSPSRVTATKISSVFPNAVPNEKLLAKINSTLGCYGYGKNSLVATSLCCDEVNRPLEDDLKAAFGENFNMGGLAGFAFGGVTSFGAMAAHIPDSGSCLVVYGPHVGVDSNGKVGTVERRGRAKGGSCCGSGVAASMYVRSVRNGGEEAAPPTDPLDAQQSYVGTMLLPYGERLENAEDPMVELPYALFDAQDELMQKIVAKGCSNVAGNGKIALLGGIQINTPKGMADYFLPLRFDIRDNRDVTIEDFLVETGT; encoded by the exons ATGCAGCAACGACTCCAAGCTGTTCTCTTTTTTTGGGCTTCCAAGAGAG ATTCATTGAACCTTTCAAAGGACCTCGGTGCCGACATGGAAGAGGCTATGGAAACAGGCGACATTTTCCTCGGCACTGTCGTCGCTGTCTTGACAATTGTCGGGATCAGTGTAACCATTAACCTGTTGAAGTTCTTGTGGAGATCGTTCGCCGCTCAG CCCACAACGGCCAAGATCCGTCAGGTCTTCCCGGGTGCCCAGACGAACGATCAGCTCGTCGAAACGATCAGATCCAGTCTCGAAAAGTTCGGATTCGGAGAAAACTCCCTCATTGCTACCTCCTTGTGTTGCGACGAAGTCAACCGTCCCCTCGATAAGGCTCTGTCGGAGACCTACGGTAGCTACTTCTCCATGGGAGGTCTCGCTGGCTTCCCCTTTGGAGGTCTGACCTCCTTCGGAGCCATGGCTGCGCACATCCCCGACGGGGGCTCTTGCGTTGTGGTGTACGGGCCTCACGTTGGTGTGGACTCCAAGGGTAACGTGGGTACCGTTGAGCGCCGCGGACGTCAGAAGGGCGGATCTTGCTGTGGATCCGGTGTTGCCGCGGCTGGCTTTGTGAAGTCTTGCCTTGCGGGTGACGCCAAGCCCCCCGGCGCCCCCTCGGACCCCCTGGACGCGCAGCAGACGTTCGTGAACTCTATGCTCCTTCCCCATGGAGCCCGTCTGAACTCCGCAGAAGAGCCCATGGTCGAGCTTCCGTACGCTTTGTTTGACGCCCAGGACGAGTTCATGCGCAAGATCATCGAGAAAGGATCCGGTAACGTGGCAGGAAACGGTCGCATTGCTCTGTTGGGAGGAATCCAGATCAACACCCCCGCCGACCAGCCCGACTACTTTTTACCACTGCGCTTTGACGTCCTGTCGAACAAGGGCGAGACTATTGAGAAGATTATTGATTCTCCCTCGCGCGTTACCGCTACAAAGATCTCCAGTGTGTTCCCCAACGCGgtaccgaacgaaaagctcCTCGCCAAGATCAACAGCACACTGGGCTGCTATGGGTACGGCAAGAACTCTCTGGTTGCTACCTCGCTGTGCTGTGACGAAGTCAACCGTCCTTTGGAAGATGACCTCAAGGCCGCATTCGGCGAAAACTTCAACATGGGCGGACTCGCCGGCTTTGCGTTTGGAGGTGTCACCAGTTTCGGTGCCATGGCAGCGCATATTCCGGACAGTGGCTCGTGTTTGGTGGTATACGGGCCGCACGTAGGTGTCGACTCGAACGGCAAGGTGGGAACGGTCGAACGACGTGGACGGGCGAAGGGCGGGTCTTGCTGTGGATCTGGTGTCGCCGCGTCAATGTACGTCAGATCGGTGCGTAATGGCGGGGAAGAAGCTGCTCCGCCTACGGATCCACTCGACGCGCAACAAAGCTATGTTGGCACTATGCTACTCCCGTATGGTGAACGCTTGGAAAATGCGGAAGACCCTATGGTGGAACTTCCATATGCTCTTTTTGACGCACAGGACGAGCTAATGCAGAAGATTGTTGCCAAAGGCTGCTCGAACGTTGCTGGCAACGGCAAGATTGCTCTTTTGGGAGGAATTCAAATCAATACGCCTAAAGGCATGGCAGATTACTTTTTGCCCCTTCGTTTCGATATTCGCGACAACCGCGACGTTACCATTGAAGATTTCCTGGTAGAGACTGGTACCTAG